In a genomic window of Pseudoliparis swirei isolate HS2019 ecotype Mariana Trench chromosome 20, NWPU_hadal_v1, whole genome shotgun sequence:
- the LOC130210713 gene encoding centrosomal protein of 164 kDa-like, translated as MTAAALIGDQLILEEDYDESYSPSEPEIQEYAREIGIDPDSEPELLWLAREGIVAPLPPEWKPCQDVTGDIYYFNFSSGQSSWDHPCDEHYRRLVAQERERAQLAAAVGGPGPKKEKKKKKEKKEKKEKKKKETLKTPGALSSALGRLPSPLGGLAPLRGLDAPGPGPLPGSAPALRRPLGSSGGLEPLKKPLMGPRSGGATSVLGSRQEEKVSLTLPGFDDDDDDDGKLSENQPSPRGSDRLLKNLHLDLDALGGGLQYEDSEASGGAPAEERTEPELQDLALSGDHTPEPPSQQESVFSENIEAASSSADVKLPEKVPDVTDLSGDVSPLEGDDKEDTKEEEESGGGAKTKKAARRHLQAAGRDTPPALKVDRLVLHQSSPSPSFSSPSPSEQEAGLRLKRGSLAASLGLQRPETSRGRLVGTHNARLPEPRFQNQEEEEEEEEPESWMVRKDRERIERQEEEEERKRVEREERSLRERKEEEEERKRAEREERSLRERKEEEEERKRAEREERSLRERQEEEEERKRVEREERSLRERKEEEEERKRVEREERSLRERKEERKRAEIEEKSLRERKEEEERKRAGIEERSLRERKEERERTEREEWSLRERKEEKERADSEERSLRERKEERERAEREERSLRERKEEKERVEREERSLRERKEESERAEREERSLREKKKERERVEREERSLRERKEDWQRGDADQVVEEEREHMVKEKKSRVLLLQEELRREEEEEERKLKEESDERQRALRLRLLTKRSEEEAELNEEAERTLEELRESAQHERKRQQQQLREESEAALEELEAQRRRDSERLEAESEEKEEELQAERRRLRGEREERLNSLKHEVKTTERRRELMSPRPEQQLAEYHRELADVLQEVREEVQRDHERKLEQLREAHRRETNAIREEYLDEETAQRARLLSTLQEDSERLQASHAVQLEKLRTQLNAQAQQTQLTHARQESQLEDLANQMELRAEELRGQEAALHAKAADLKRRRKKLGEEEEEVDRQMEAVPRLMREKEQLTEELQRTREERLQARELVQRAREERSEARGESERLRGERDDAREESERAKEDRARLESKAALLQERDGEEEEETTRNPHVVSSVPIRELEQSEGARAEHKREKKKAEGPEGAAPSGGGGDSSLRMEDLDDPPLSPLPDSQSSVDDLRQYVSSHGASIQRTKLLLERESRRLAERQAVLRAAQSGSSSSTQDPGRDGGAAEERRRTLQQEARDVVELQRTVQRGNALLRRKEEQLLQLESSMAEEPFVEDPSRPAGDRKVTFDVTESDLSSTLDPPGHPTVQELAESLQQISGQLNSVLSALGSLALSGQSAAPYAAAAFPPPRHHSSPTSSSSAASAPPPPARLSEPSWSWAAPRGGFAAPPPLFSTPGGGGGPGASEDLLNRRWSQIFPSSPGAAMEPLASSALGPTSAYASYTPASEHGHGLRSVEVDGQRLQGLIDGNKRWLEMRRKDTSIPLFTRYRAPSSLVQLGLDDNNQIRVYHY; from the exons AGATCCAAGAGTACGCGAGAGAGATCGGCATTGACCCCGACAGTGAGCCGGAGCTCCTGTGGCTGGCCAGGGAGGGCATCGTTGCCCCTCTGCCCCCCGAGTGGAAGCCTTG CCAGGATGTGACCGGAGACATCTACTACTTCAACTTCTCCTCGGGACAGTCCAGCTGGGACCACCCCTGCGACGAGCACTACCGCCGCCTGGTGGCCCAGGAGCGCGAGCGCGCCCAGCTCGCCGCCGCCGTCGGGGGCCCGGGAcccaagaaggagaagaagaagaagaaggaaaagaaggagaagaaagaaaagaagaagaaggagacgcTCAAGACTCCCGGA GCTCTGAGTTCAGCCCTGGGACGCCTCCCATCCCCGCTGGGGGGCCTGGCCCCTCTGAGAGGTCTGGATGCCCCCGGTCCGGGCCCACTGCCCGGCTCTGCCCCCGCTCTCCGACGGCCCCTCGGCAGCTCCGGGGGGCTGGAGCCCCTGAAGAAACCCCTCATG GGCCCTCGGAGCGGTGGAGCAACGAGTGTTTTGGGCAGTaggcaggaggagaaggtgtcGCTCACTCTGCCTGgctttgatgatgatgacgatgacgatggGAAACTGTCAGAAAACCAG CCGAGTCCTCGTGGTTCAGACCGGCTGTTGAAGAACcttcacctggacctggacgCCCTCGGGGGAGGCCTCCAGTATGAG GACAGTGAAGCCAGTGGTGGAGCTCCAGCTGAGGAGAGGACCGAGCCGGAGCTGCAGGACTTGGCCCTATCTGGAGATCACACCCCCGAGCCACCCTCCCAACAG GAGTCCGTGTTCAGTGAGAACATCGAGGCGGCGTCGTCCTCCGCCGATGTCAAG ctgCCGGAGAAGGTTCCAGACGTCACCGACCTGTCCGGCGACGTCAGTCCGCTGGAGGGAGACGACAAAGAGGAcacgaaggaggaagaggagagtggAGGCGGGGCAAAGACGAAGAAGGCTGCCAggag GCATCTGCAGGCCGCCGGCAGAGACACCCCTCCAGCTCTGAAGGTCGACCGACTCGTCCTCCACCAGTCCAGCCCTTCGCCCTCTTtctcaagcccctccccctcggagcaggaggcggggctccGTCTGAAGCGCGGAAGCCTCGCCGCGTCTCTGGGGCTGCAGAGGCCCGAGACCTCCAGGGGTCGGCTGGTCGGCACGCACAACGCCCGACTCCCAGAACCCCGCTTCCaaaaccaggaggaggaggaggaggaggaagagccggAGAGCTGGATGGTCCGGAAAGAccgagagaggatagagaggcaggaggaggaagaggagaggaagagggtagagagagaggaaaggagcctgagggagaggaaggaggaggaagaggagaggaagagggctgagagagaggaaaggagcctgagggagaggaaagaggaggaagaggagaggaagagggctgagagagaagaaaggagtctgagggagaggcaggaggaggaagaggagaggaaaagggtagagagagaggaaaggagtctgagagagaggaaggaggaggaagaggagaggaagagggtagagagagaggaaaggagcctgagagagaggaaggaggagaggaagcgggcagagatagaggaaaagAGCCTgagggaaaggaaggaggaagaggagaggaagagggcagggaTAGAGGAAAGGAgcctgagagagaggaaggaagagagggagaggacagagagagaggaatggagtctgagagagaggaaggaggagaaggagagggcagATAGTGAGGAAAGGAGTctaagagagaggaaggaggagagggaaagggcagagagagaggaaaggagtctgagagagaggaaggaggagaaggagagggtagagagagaggaaaggagtctaagagagaggaaggaggagagtgaaagggcagagagagaggaaaggagtctcagagagaagaagaaggagagggagagggtagagagagaggaaaggagtctGAGGGAAAGGAAAGAGGATTGGCAGAGGGGGGACGCGGATCAAgtcgtggaggaggagagggagcacatggtgaaagagaagaagagtagAGTGCTTCTCCTCcaagaggagctgaggagggaagaggaggaagaggagaggaagctgaAGGAGGAGAGCGACGAGAGACAGAG ggctCTGCGGCTGCGCCTCCTGAcgaagaggagcgaggaggaggccGAGCTGAACGAGGAGGCCGAGAGGACGCTGGAGGAGCTCCGAGAGTCCGCCCAGCACGAGAGGAAGaggcagcaacagcagctcag GGAGGAGAGCGAGGCGGCGCTCGAGGAgctggaggcccagaggaggcggGACTCCGAGCGCCTGGAGGCGGAgtcggaggagaaggaggaggagctgcaggcggAGAGGCGGAGACtccggggagagagggaggagcgacTGAACTCCCTGAAACACGAG GTCAAAACCACAGAGAGGAGGCGGGAACTCATGAGTCCACGACCTGAACAGCAACTGGCAGAGTACCaccgagag CTGGCGGACGTCCTCCAGGAAGTGCGGGAGGAAGTGCAGCGCGACCACGAGAGGAAGCTGGAGCAGCTGAGGGAGGCGCACAGGAGAGAGACGAACGCCATCCGGGAGGAATACCTCGACGAG gagaCGGCTCAGAGGGCGCGCCTCCTTTCCACCCTGCAGGAGGACAGCGAGCGCCTCCAGGCGTCGCACGCCGTCCAGCTGGAGAAGCTCCGCACGCAGCTCAACGCTCAGGCGCAACAGACGCAGCTGACGCACGCGCGCCAG GAGTCCCAACTGGAGGATCTGGCCAATCAGATGGAGCTGAGGGCCGAAGAGCTGAGGGGCCAGGAGGCCGCGCTGCACGCCAAG GCGGCGgatctgaagaggaggaggaagaagctcggggaggaagaggaggaggtggacagacagatggag gccgtACCCCGGCTGATGCgggagaaggagcagctgacggaggagctgcagaggacgagggaggagagacTCCAGGCCAGAGAACTGGTGCAGCgagcgagggaggagaggagcgaggcCCGGGGGGAGAGCGAGAGGCTGAGGGGCGAGCGAGACGACGCccgggaggagagcgagagggcCAAGGAGGACCGGGCGCGGCTGGAGAGCAAGGCGGCGCTGCTGCAGGAGCGCGATGGC gaggaggaggaggagacgacacGCAACCCTCATGTCGTTTCTTCTGTCCCGATCAGAGAGCTGGAACAAAGCGAGGGAGCGAGAGCGGAACACAaacgggagaagaagaaggccgaGGGGCCCGAGGGGgcggcgccctctggtggcgggGGGGACTCGTCGCTACGCATGGAAGACCTGGACGACCCGCCACTCTCCCCCCTACCGGACAGCCAGAGCAGCGTGGACGA CCTCCGTCAGTACGTCTCCTCTCACGGCGCCTCCATCCAGCGCACCAAACTgctcctggagagggagagCCGCCGGCTGGCGGAGCGGCAGGCCGTCCTGAGGGCGGCGCAgagcggctcctcctcctccacccaggACCCGGGCCGGGACGGAGGggcggcggaggagaggaggagaaccctCCAGCAG GAGGCCAGAGACGTGGTGGAGCTGCAGCGGACGGTTCAGAGAGGAAACGCTCTGCtgcggaggaaggaggagcagctccTGCAGCTGGAGAGCTCCATGGCCGAGGAG CCGTTTGTTGAGGATCCGTCTCGGCCGGCGGGAGACAGGAAGGTGACCTTCGACGTGACGGAGTCTGACCTCAGCAGCACTCTGGACCCGCCAG gtcatCCCACCGTCCAGGAGTTAGCCGAGTCCCTGCAGCAGATCTCAGGCCAGCTCAACTCCGTCCTGAGTGCGTTGGGTTCCCTGGCGCTGTCGGGCCAGAGCGCCGCGCcctacgccgccgccgccttccCGCCGCCTCGACATCACTCCTccccgacctcctcctcctccgccgcctcgGCTCCGCCTCCCCCGGCGAGGCTCTCGGAGCCGTCCTGGAGCTGGGCGGCGCCCCGAGGCGGCTtcgcggccccgccccctctcttcAGCacccccggcggcggcggcgggccggGGGCCTCCGAGGACCTCCTCAACCGCCGATGGAGCCAGATATTCCCCA GTTCTCCAGGAGCCGCCATGGAGCCGCTGGCCTCCAGCGCCTTGGGGCCGACGTCTGCATATGCCTCATACACTCCTGCTAG tgaacACGGCCATGGCCTGAGGTCCGTGGAGGTGGACGGCCAGAGGCTCCAGGGGCTGATAGACGGCAACAAGAGGTGGCTGGAGATGCGGAGGAAAGACACCAGCAT ACCTCTGTTTACGCGCTACCGCGCCCCGTCGTCCCTGGTGCAGCTCGGCCTGGACGACAACAACCAGATCAGAGTCTACCACTACTGA